The Osmerus mordax isolate fOsmMor3 chromosome 5, fOsmMor3.pri, whole genome shotgun sequence DNA window AGTGGAAAACTCCCTCTATTGAGAACATGAACAACACCATATACAGTACAAGCTTCCCCAAGTGAGGGCAAATAAAAGAAACAACTGAACATGAGAGCTCAGTTGGATGTGCAACTTTGGGATAAGGTCCAGTAACAGATACCGGGatgccctccccctttcctcccatcCTCGACAACACTGATTATCCAATGGCAACGTCAGTTCTTGCTGGGGTTGTTGGTGACCTGCTCTATCCATCGTGTGAACCTGCTGACCCTCGTGTACACCCCTGGAAACGAGGGGTCACCACAGCCGTGACCCCAGGAGATTACCCCCGTTAGGACCCAgcggcccccctctccctggcagACCAGCGGACCCCCACTGTCGCCCTGGCAACTGTCCACACGTCGGCGGTCTGACAGGCTGCCGGCGCACAGCATGCGGCTGGTGAAGCGCTCTCCGTAGCGCTTCTTGCACTTCCAAGATGGCAGCAGAGGAACCCAGGCCTGCAGCAGGGTACGAGAGTATTCTGAATCTAAAAGAGACGAGAAAGAGAGGCTGAGGTATTGACAGAGGTAAATAaagaggggggtgtttgtgtgtggcttgggggcgggtgggggtgcAATAAGAAAGATACACAAGAGAGATGAATAGAATCTAAAACAGGTTGAAATATCAGTACATTCTTTGCAGATAAAAACGTGAAAGCGTGAAAGAATCCAAATGAATGTGCATAAGTTCAATAATTCCTCCAGGGCTGTGCCAACAGAGTTACTAGTACCTGTGATGCCCCACCCGGTGATAATGCAGGCAGCCGGCCTCTTGCCCCACTTGTTTCCTGATGCCGGCAGGCAGGCTGCATTGGTGTGTGGGTTGAATGACACACAGTTGCCTTCAGTGCCTTTCAGGCGCAGCAGGGCTATATCATACTCCCAGCCCTTGCTGTGGTATTTCCTATGGATGACGATGCGCTCCGGGGACAGGCTACGTTCAAAGTCATCGCGCTCCTCCGTGTGGTAGTCCCCCAAGCGCAACACGTAGCGCGAGGGGTCATGGCCAAACCTGGTGGGGGAAAAGGTGGAGGATAAAGAAAGCAAATACAGGAATTAAAGGACAGAGGAAGTAGTCCATCTGAACAGAATACTCCCAAAATGACCGGATAAATATGCACCGCATaaccaatcaaatcaaattttctACAACGGTTTTCAAGACGTTTTCATCTTGATGGATGCAGTTCTGTCATGAAACACTAggtgtccccctctcccacctcttgAAGCAGTGAGCAGCTGTGAGAACCCAGCAGGAGTTAATGAGGGTGGCACCGCACAACGGATGGTTCCCTTTCGACTGGGACTTGAGCCACAGAGACACCTGCCACGGCCAGTCTCCCCTAacacaggagaggaaggaggatcgTTTTAGAAGTGATGTACCGTATGATGTCAACTGACAACgttcagggttgtgtgtgtgtgtgtgtgtatcttagtgttggctcatctctctctgtgtgtgtgcttttgtcatCCGGTATGTCTTACCTGAGGGACTTGTCCCCCCCTATGATTCTCCTCCTCCGTCGCTGTGTGTTGGGCCTCAGGCCGCAGGTCTGTGTGACGATGGCGCCGTCGCCCACCGTCTCAGGGACATAGTCACAGATGACCCCCGCGTCCTCGCTGTGCCTGCAGTCGTGGGCGTCCTGTCCCTCCGCAGGACACTCTCCCAGGGACATCTCAGCCCCAGAGCACCTCACATTATCCAGGTGGATTGGCCCCCGGCCCTCTCCGAAATAAGCCATGGAGCGTGCCTTGGATACACCACTGAGGAACAGACATCATTGGGACCATTGAGGAGCCGATATCAGACACAACACTGACTCGCTCAAAGCCCCAGACATGACGCCCTGTAAAGATGGTGGTTTGGCTGTGACATACGATAGGAGGTATGCTTATTGacaagagggagtgtgtgtgtgtgtgtgtgtgtctatatttaCATAAAGCCCAGCTGTCTGCACACCACGGCGGCGTTGATGTCATTCCAGCCGTCATCACAGACGCTCCCCCACTGGCCGTTCAGGAACACCTCCACTCtgccctccttcctgctctcgcCCGCTACCAAGCGCACCAGAGGACCTGGGCATGCACAATAACAAACACAACCCTTCAGGAACAATgggaaatatattttttcccaAAATGTGCCAGTGTCAAGTTTAATAGGATGTAAAAATTCCAAACGACAGTTTTTGAGGTGGGTTAAGTTTGTAAATAACTTCATGGGAAAGATGATTCAAATGATCCCCTTCAACCCTAACTCTACCAAGGGTAGGGTTTTTGCTATTGCACCTGTTGTAACACTGTAGGTACTGTATGTTGATCTACACTGCACTTTACTAATCTAATTGAAAATGTCTTCTAATGTTGTAATTGACATATGTCGTTGCCACACGTGTTATATACACTTTTGCATGTGGCTTTGAAAATTCATCTATGGAACGTGTCATCGGGATGTCCGAAAGGGGAGCGAGCAGTGGGCCGTACCAACCTGTAGACGGGGGCGGCCCTCGTATCTCGttggtctccccccccctctcgcagCGCACCCCGACGTCCTCGCTGTGGGAGCAGTCGTGGCGCCCCCACTCAGCGTGGCTGCAGGCCAGCAGGGTCCCCTCTATGCCCTTACACTGCAC harbors:
- the si:ch211-51a6.2 gene encoding neurotrypsin isoform X2, whose protein sequence is MDKKAVNDLFLLAIASCLLLSVFGEVSQDGYLNTLQSAAPLSCSEGFTELGYYNGSVSQTDSGSLCLKWTEFPDYVLQYPGRGLGDHSYCRNPDRESNPWCFFRQSSGAIGWAHCDCHQGAARLIGGSSVKSGRLEVYLNGQWGAVCDTHWTDRDASVICKQLGFGEIGTALQHSYFGPGSGLFHYERLGCRGNENTLLECRSRKFVTSDCNHGNEAGVVCAVPEGNGAPLRLVGGLEEFEGRVEVYHDGRWGTICDDQWDDVNAEVVCRQLGLGGVPKAWTWAHFGQGSGPIFLDGVQCTGNELSLEECPHNNWEQHNCDHMEDAGVSCNPYTDGVVRLVGADSPWEGRLEVYHSGDWGTVCDDNWTETNAQVVCRQLGFRGRAEVAPDGVYGEGAGMILLDEVQCKGIEGTLLACSHAEWGRHDCSHSEDVGVRCERGGETNEIRGPPPSTGPLVRLVAGESRKEGRVEVFLNGQWGSVCDDGWNDINAAVVCRQLGFIGVSKARSMAYFGEGRGPIHLDNVRCSGAEMSLGECPAEGQDAHDCRHSEDAGVICDYVPETVGDGAIVTQTCGLRPNTQRRRRRIIGGDKSLRGDWPWQVSLWLKSQSKGNHPLCGATLINSCWVLTAAHCFKRFGHDPSRYVLRLGDYHTEERDDFERSLSPERIVIHRKYHSKGWEYDIALLRLKGTEGNCVSFNPHTNAACLPASGNKWGKRPAACIITGWGITDSEYSRTLLQAWVPLLPSWKCKKRYGERFTSRMLCAGSLSDRRRVDSCQGDSGGPLVCQGEGGRWVLTGVISWGHGCGDPSFPGVYTRVSRFTRWIEQVTNNPSKN
- the si:ch211-51a6.2 gene encoding neurotrypsin isoform X1, whose protein sequence is MDKKAVNDLFLLAIASCLLLSVFGEVGYVSQDGYLNTLQSAAPLSCSEGFTELGYYNGSVSQTDSGSLCLKWTEFPDYVLQYPGRGLGDHSYCRNPDRESNPWCFFRQSSGAIGWAHCDCHQGAARLIGGSSVKSGRLEVYLNGQWGAVCDTHWTDRDASVICKQLGFGEIGTALQHSYFGPGSGLFHYERLGCRGNENTLLECRSRKFVTSDCNHGNEAGVVCAVPEGNGAPLRLVGGLEEFEGRVEVYHDGRWGTICDDQWDDVNAEVVCRQLGLGGVPKAWTWAHFGQGSGPIFLDGVQCTGNELSLEECPHNNWEQHNCDHMEDAGVSCNPYTDGVVRLVGADSPWEGRLEVYHSGDWGTVCDDNWTETNAQVVCRQLGFRGRAEVAPDGVYGEGAGMILLDEVQCKGIEGTLLACSHAEWGRHDCSHSEDVGVRCERGGETNEIRGPPPSTGPLVRLVAGESRKEGRVEVFLNGQWGSVCDDGWNDINAAVVCRQLGFIGVSKARSMAYFGEGRGPIHLDNVRCSGAEMSLGECPAEGQDAHDCRHSEDAGVICDYVPETVGDGAIVTQTCGLRPNTQRRRRRIIGGDKSLRGDWPWQVSLWLKSQSKGNHPLCGATLINSCWVLTAAHCFKRFGHDPSRYVLRLGDYHTEERDDFERSLSPERIVIHRKYHSKGWEYDIALLRLKGTEGNCVSFNPHTNAACLPASGNKWGKRPAACIITGWGITDSEYSRTLLQAWVPLLPSWKCKKRYGERFTSRMLCAGSLSDRRRVDSCQGDSGGPLVCQGEGGRWVLTGVISWGHGCGDPSFPGVYTRVSRFTRWIEQVTNNPSKN